A single region of the Ziziphus jujuba cultivar Dongzao chromosome 10, ASM3175591v1 genome encodes:
- the LOC132799642 gene encoding beta-glucosidase 11-like, with the protein MLELSLSTASFKFVVINIALFVVLVHGANSFTRDDFPPGFVFGAGSSAYQAGGRSIKPRWKDSKHMGYLCPSWEYAWRHRRCSMLWISQVQDGKGAINPKGLLYYNNLISELISYGIQPHVTLHHYDLPQVLENEYGGWVSRKIVKDFTGYADVCFREFDDRVKYWTTVNEANVFALGGYDSGNMPPGRCSSPFGVVDNCSAGSSSTEPYLVTHHILLGHASAARLYEKRYKDKQHGFIGMNIFQYWFVPFTNSITDKIAAQRAKDFYIGWYLNPLIFGDYPEIVKKNVGSRFPAFTSPESKRIKGSFYFIGVNYYNKMHVKEKSSSLKSKIRDFFADTGVELIFVRNESAYEMKI; encoded by the exons ATGTTGGAGTTGAGCCTCTCAACAGCATCTTTTAAATTTGTAGTGATAAATATAGCACTTTTTGTAGTTTTAGTTCATGGAGCAAATAGCTTTACCAGAGATGACTTCCCACCTGGCTTTGTTTTTGGTGCTGGTTCTTCAGCTTATCAGGCTG GTGGAAGGAGCATCAAACCAAGATGGAAGGACTCCAAGCATATGGGATACCTTTGCCCAAGCT GGGAGTATGCATGGAGACACAGGAGATGTAGCATGTTATGGATATCACAAGTACAAG ATGGAAAAGGAGCTATAAATCCTAAGGGTTTGCTGTATTACAACAACCTAATCAGTGAATTAATCAGCTATG GAATACAACCACATGTGACATTACACCATTATGATCTCCCACAGGTACTTGAAAACGAGTATGGAGGGTGGGTTAGTCGAAAGATTGT AAAAGACTTCACCGGATATGCAGATGTGTGCTTCAGAGAGTTTGATGATAGAGTTAAATATTGGACTACTGTAAATGAGGCGAATGTGTTTGCGCTTGGGGGTTATGACAGTGGAAATATGCCTCCTGGTCGATGTTCTTCTCCATTTGGAGTTGTAGATAATTGTTCTGCAGGAAGCTCCTCAACTGAGCCCTACTTAGTAACTCATCATATCTTGTTAGGACATGCATCAGCTGCTAGATTGTATGAGAAAAGGTACAAG GATAAGCAACATGGATTTATAGGGatgaatatttttcaatattggtTTGTTCCTTTTACAAATAGCATTACAGATAAAATTGCTGCTCAAAGAGCCAAAGATTTTTATATCGGTTG GTATTTGAATCCTTTGATCTTTGGAGATTATCCAGAAATCgtgaagaagaatgttggctcaAGGTTTCCGGCCTTCACGAGTCCTGAATCCAAAAGAATTAAGGGCTCATTTTATTTCATAGGAGTGAATTATTATAACAAGATGCATGTCAAGGAAAAATCCAGCAGCCTAAAGTCGAAAATCAGGGACTTCTTTGCAGACACAGGAGTGGAGCTTAtat TTGTGCGAAACGAATCTGCCTATGAGATGAAAATCTGA